In the Sulfolobales archaeon genome, one interval contains:
- the gcvPB gene encoding aminomethyl-transferring glycine dehydrogenase subunit GcvPB — translation MWRQARWDEDLIQRKPRYGSGPLIPYEDEFRDVSISIPENIIRRSHTGLPDLPEIEVVRHFIRLSQMSYGVDVGPVPLGSCTMKYNPKISDLISMDTRITYLHPLQDPDTVQGILEIIYTVERWLSEITGMDRCSFQPPAGAAGELAGALMILKYHRDRGENRDEMLIPDSAHGTNPASAAMAGFKVIRLPTSSRGTVDLDALRSVVSSKTAGAMLTNPNTLGVFEDEILEISRIVHGSGGLLYYDGANLNGIMGIARPGDMGFDIVHLNLHKTFATPHGGGGPGGGVVCARGSLVDYLPRPLIAYDGRRFYWDYECKKCIGRISAFYGNIIPVIRTFIYIASLSSEGLREVAEVSVINTNYFIKKIMEKPYYILPYDPQKPRKHEVVISAKKILSDTGVSTEDIAKALLDRGLHAPTIYFPLIVEEALMIEFTETETRESIDLYAKALIEIAEEAYRNPGILKKTPENTSVRRLDYVRANHPKTLAPSLKILRSLGENI, via the coding sequence ATGTGGAGACAAGCTCGCTGGGATGAGGATCTTATTCAGAGAAAACCTAGATACGGTTCTGGACCGTTGATACCATATGAAGATGAGTTTAGAGATGTGAGCATATCTATTCCTGAGAATATTATCAGAAGATCTCATACAGGACTTCCAGATCTTCCGGAGATTGAAGTTGTCAGACATTTCATAAGATTATCTCAGATGTCATATGGAGTAGATGTAGGACCTGTTCCCCTGGGATCTTGTACTATGAAGTATAATCCTAAGATATCAGATCTAATATCTATGGATACGAGGATCACATATCTACATCCTCTACAAGATCCTGATACGGTTCAGGGTATTCTAGAGATCATATACACGGTAGAGAGATGGCTTTCAGAGATCACGGGAATGGATAGATGCAGCTTCCAACCTCCTGCAGGAGCTGCTGGAGAACTTGCCGGAGCTCTAATGATACTTAAGTATCATAGGGATAGAGGTGAGAATAGAGATGAGATGCTGATACCAGATTCAGCTCATGGAACGAATCCTGCCAGTGCTGCAATGGCTGGATTCAAGGTGATAAGACTTCCCACTTCTTCTAGAGGTACCGTAGATCTTGATGCTCTCAGAAGTGTTGTGTCATCTAAGACTGCAGGTGCTATGCTTACTAATCCTAATACTCTTGGAGTATTTGAAGATGAGATACTAGAGATCTCGAGAATCGTTCATGGATCTGGAGGACTTCTATACTACGATGGAGCGAATCTCAACGGGATCATGGGTATCGCAAGACCTGGTGACATGGGTTTTGACATAGTTCATCTGAATCTTCATAAAACCTTTGCAACACCACACGGAGGTGGAGGTCCTGGAGGTGGTGTTGTATGTGCTAGAGGATCTCTTGTAGACTATCTCCCCAGACCCTTGATAGCTTATGATGGAAGGAGGTTCTACTGGGATTATGAGTGTAAGAAGTGTATTGGCAGGATCTCTGCTTTCTATGGTAATATAATTCCTGTGATCAGAACATTTATATATATTGCATCTCTATCTTCCGAAGGTCTTAGAGAAGTTGCTGAGGTATCTGTTATAAACACGAACTACTTTATTAAGAAGATCATGGAGAAACCATATTATATACTACCCTACGACCCTCAGAAACCTAGAAAACATGAGGTTGTTATAAGTGCTAAGAAGATCCTCAGCGACACAGGCGTTTCCACAGAAGATATAGCAAAAGCACTTCTAGACAGAGGTCTTCACGCTCCGACAATATACTTCCCGTTAATAGTTGAGGAGGCTCTCATGATAGAATTCACAGAAACCGAAACTAGAGAGAGCATAGATCTATATGCTAAAGCCTTGATAGAAATAGCTGAGGAAGCTTATAGGAATCCAGGAATACTTAAGAAAACACCCGAGAATACTAGTGTAAGGAGACTGGATTACGTTAGAGCAAATCATCCGAAAACTCTGGCTCCCAGTCTTAAGATCCTGAGATCCTTAGGTGAGAATATTTGA
- the gcvPA gene encoding aminomethyl-transferring glycine dehydrogenase subunit GcvPA, with translation MYHPWIPNSDPEIKKSMLEYIGKSFEDLVSDIPEEVRLRRPLKVGFGRPLSENEIEILIDKILSKNKVFIDPPSFLGGGVCMHAIPYVVRYLLLRGEIYTAYTPYQAEINQGLMQALFEYQSMLAELYGVDIVNASMYDVSTAVAEAFRMAMRVSKRRGVLVPRIMNPFIENVVRTWIEPVGGFIIRYEITESNSIRIIDSVSEKEVGGIYLENPSFLGEVIEKPEIIGEYARDKKMLFIVNAEPLSLGILKPPGEYGADIIVGNGASLGVGLNYGGPSLGILGIRMDQELLRQLPGRLIGFTREADGSGKGFAMILQTREQHIRRERATSNITTNSALEAFAAAVYLSYIGDKGLRRLGESILRRTAYLRERIESDLRDRAEIASKARLFFREIPVRFLRRDYREISRELIERGIHGGFYIGDLISGIGNTALFCVTEIHSRDHIDLLIRSLREVA, from the coding sequence TTGTATCATCCCTGGATTCCTAACTCTGACCCTGAGATTAAGAAGAGCATGCTTGAGTATATTGGGAAGAGCTTTGAGGATCTCGTGAGTGATATTCCTGAGGAGGTAAGACTTCGAAGACCTCTTAAAGTAGGTTTTGGAAGACCTCTCTCAGAGAATGAGATAGAGATATTGATAGATAAGATTCTTTCGAAGAATAAAGTGTTCATAGATCCTCCATCATTTCTAGGAGGAGGGGTATGCATGCATGCAATACCTTATGTCGTGAGATATCTTCTTCTCAGAGGTGAGATCTATACAGCATACACACCTTACCAGGCTGAGATTAATCAAGGTCTTATGCAAGCTCTCTTCGAGTATCAGAGCATGCTTGCAGAACTCTACGGAGTAGATATTGTAAACGCGTCTATGTATGATGTCTCTACGGCTGTTGCAGAAGCTTTTCGAATGGCTATGAGGGTTTCTAAGAGAAGAGGGGTTCTTGTTCCGAGAATCATGAATCCTTTTATAGAGAATGTTGTGAGAACATGGATAGAGCCTGTAGGAGGTTTTATAATAAGATACGAGATTACGGAGAGCAATAGTATAAGAATTATAGATAGTGTTTCGGAAAAAGAAGTCGGAGGGATCTATCTCGAGAACCCTTCATTCCTAGGAGAAGTCATAGAAAAACCTGAGATCATAGGAGAATACGCTAGAGATAAGAAGATGCTGTTCATAGTAAATGCAGAACCTCTCAGCCTAGGGATTCTAAAACCTCCTGGAGAGTACGGCGCTGATATTATTGTTGGTAATGGAGCAAGCCTCGGTGTAGGACTTAACTATGGAGGTCCTTCGCTAGGGATCCTAGGTATTAGAATGGATCAAGAGCTTCTTAGACAGCTACCTGGAAGACTTATAGGCTTCACTAGAGAAGCCGACGGCTCTGGAAAAGGCTTCGCAATGATACTCCAGACAAGAGAACAGCATATCAGGAGAGAGAGAGCTACAAGTAATATAACTACAAACTCAGCACTCGAAGCATTTGCCGCAGCCGTCTACCTCTCCTACATAGGAGATAAAGGTTTGAGAAGACTTGGAGAGAGTATTCTCAGAAGAACTGCTTATCTTAGAGAGAGAATAGAATCAGATCTCAGAGATCGTGCTGAGATAGCATCGAAAGCCAGATTATTCTTTAGAGAGATCCCTGTAAGATTTCTCAGAAGAGATTATAGAGAGATCTCAAGAGAACTTATAGAGAGAGGAATTCACGGAGGATTTTATATAGGAGATCTGATAAGCGGTATAGGAAACACAGCATTATTCTGTGTCACAGAAATACATAGCAGAGATCACATAGATCTTCTGATAAGATCTCTTAGAGAGGTGGCTTGA
- the mvk gene encoding mevalonate kinase translates to MMICSKAPGKIILFGEHFVVRGFPGIGTAVSSYARVCVEESSRTFLESKQLGLVYDEVRGVGIGSGFETLIREIRDLGCSRSFRAAIDSSIFISSGMGSSAAVSVALAHALLRFCNIEPSKELVSKIAFESEKKVHGRPSGIDNTLATYGGLVYYRAGSFKRISVEWPDEYSFLVVNSGIERDTGSVVRDVLELYERRREILDHIYRSAEVLVEEALKMIHERDFKSLGELMNINQGLLYAINTSCHVCEDIIWILRRSGALGAKISGAGRGGIVIALFKSHDLKNAIKIISERGLNYLVVKPDELGVRESEQPSYNPEE, encoded by the coding sequence ATGATGATATGCTCGAAAGCTCCTGGAAAGATCATTTTATTCGGAGAGCATTTTGTTGTGAGAGGCTTTCCAGGCATAGGTACTGCCGTGAGCTCCTACGCTAGAGTATGTGTTGAGGAGAGCTCTAGAACATTTCTAGAATCTAAGCAGCTGGGATTGGTATATGACGAGGTAAGAGGTGTGGGGATTGGAAGCGGTTTTGAAACTCTGATCAGAGAGATAAGAGATCTGGGTTGTAGCAGGAGCTTTAGAGCTGCCATTGATTCATCTATTTTCATAAGTTCTGGAATGGGTTCTTCAGCAGCTGTATCTGTAGCTCTAGCACATGCTCTTCTAAGGTTCTGCAATATAGAACCTTCTAAAGAGCTTGTCTCTAAAATAGCTTTTGAATCCGAGAAAAAAGTTCATGGAAGACCTAGTGGTATTGATAATACTCTGGCGACTTACGGAGGCTTGGTATACTATAGAGCAGGATCTTTTAAGAGAATCTCTGTTGAATGGCCTGATGAATATAGTTTTCTAGTGGTGAATAGTGGAATAGAAAGAGACACAGGATCTGTTGTGAGAGATGTTCTAGAACTCTATGAGAGGAGAAGAGAGATACTAGATCATATCTATAGATCTGCGGAGGTTCTCGTAGAAGAAGCTCTTAAAATGATCCATGAGAGAGATTTCAAGAGTTTAGGAGAGCTGATGAACATTAATCAAGGGCTTTTATACGCGATCAACACATCATGTCATGTATGTGAAGATATAATATGGATCCTTAGAAGAAGCGGAGCTCTAGGAGCTAAGATAAGTGGAGCTGGGAGAGGTGGTATTGTGATAGCATTATTCAAATCCCATGATCTGAAGAATGCGATCAAGATCATTTCGGAGAGGGGTTTAAATTATCTTGTGGTGAAACCTGACGAATTAGGAGTGAGAGAGTCTGAGCAACCCTCCTACAATCCTGAAGAGTGA
- a CDS encoding tripartite tricarboxylate transporter permease, with product MIDLMMIVYATILSAISSLVYIVIGILPGTDETATMAPIALALLLAGVDPLLVLSWFIAAIVAFKIADAIPVALAGIPGGVMAVPQVPDALTAREKGYADTLLRKGNSAALIASILTLVFTLAVAWLLLPVGDWLNTKDQVLGVSIPRWFWILFAGVMILALTSKNKLLALITIPLFALMIQGLRGVYGKNVVVSFFLGITVGPIMYEVFQSLNKDLRRSIAGRGFKEVKLAKIDRIYLNPFKNINREELANILIWSPITSILATVMSPVGLTILIGDLLRESKKDKLEGAMLAYTTREGIKLGTYIGGTLIPLLVIGAPTGPMSAGPAGPFFQDIQGIGGKPFQYILSHYSYLDISLILIYSALVSLLITYPLIVKYSREITRYVFRRISAESLYGLFIAIALVLAYYDAGLPGIFGMLLVAVISGALARQGVSLGVLFMTLVGAPTIVALLKAVGGV from the coding sequence ATGATCGATCTCATGATGATAGTGTATGCAACAATTCTATCTGCAATATCATCTCTAGTATACATAGTTATAGGAATCCTCCCAGGAACTGATGAGACTGCTACAATGGCTCCCATAGCTCTAGCACTACTACTAGCAGGCGTAGATCCTCTTCTAGTTCTCTCATGGTTTATAGCAGCTATAGTAGCATTCAAAATAGCAGATGCGATACCAGTAGCTCTCGCCGGAATACCTGGAGGTGTTATGGCAGTACCACAGGTACCTGACGCACTTACAGCTAGAGAGAAGGGGTATGCTGACACGCTTCTTAGGAAGGGTAATTCCGCAGCTCTCATAGCATCAATACTCACACTAGTATTCACACTAGCAGTAGCATGGCTTCTTCTCCCGGTGGGTGACTGGCTTAATACAAAGGATCAGGTTCTCGGTGTTTCTATACCTAGATGGTTCTGGATATTATTTGCAGGAGTAATGATTCTAGCTCTCACATCGAAGAATAAACTACTCGCATTGATTACAATACCACTATTCGCTCTAATGATTCAAGGTTTGAGAGGTGTTTATGGTAAGAATGTGGTTGTAAGCTTCTTCCTAGGAATCACCGTAGGTCCTATAATGTATGAGGTTTTTCAATCATTGAATAAGGATCTTAGGAGAAGTATTGCTGGAAGAGGTTTCAAAGAAGTGAAGCTTGCAAAGATTGATAGAATATATCTCAACCCCTTCAAGAATATTAACAGAGAAGAACTTGCCAATATACTCATATGGTCTCCTATAACCTCTATTCTCGCCACCGTAATGTCTCCAGTAGGTCTCACAATACTCATAGGAGATCTTCTGAGAGAGAGTAAGAAGGATAAGCTTGAAGGCGCTATGCTCGCGTATACAACCCGTGAAGGTATTAAACTCGGGACATACATAGGAGGAACTCTCATACCACTTCTAGTGATAGGAGCTCCCACAGGACCTATGAGTGCAGGTCCCGCAGGACCTTTCTTCCAAGATATACAAGGTATTGGCGGGAAGCCGTTTCAATACATACTCTCACACTACAGCTATCTAGACATATCATTGATACTGATCTACTCAGCATTAGTATCACTACTCATAACATATCCTCTGATAGTGAAGTACTCTAGAGAGATCACGAGATACGTGTTTAGAAGAATATCTGCAGAATCGCTGTACGGGCTTTTCATAGCGATAGCATTAGTCCTAGCATACTACGACGCAGGACTTCCAGGGATCTTCGGAATGCTTCTCGTAGCAGTAATCTCAGGAGCTCTAGCAAGACAAGGAGTCTCACTGGGAGTTCTCTTCATGACTCTCGTAGGAGCTCCCACTATAGTAGCATTACTCAAAGCTGTCGGTGGAGTATGA
- a CDS encoding HD domain-containing protein — MLRYDYFIKDPVHGYIGITELERCIIDTLAMQRLRRVLQLPTSVYVYPGATHSRFIHSVGSMHVAGVMSSSIIERLGLYGRSDSMSLIQFIRLVLLLHDVGHGPYSHTFEEAVLYPKGLNHEIIGSRIVRENEELRECLERFGKNLSFTCDEIALAILSRSPSEWPVLGVSGFEEDLERSLYYILKGPFAADIIDYLIRDSYYTGAGYGSGIDWLRIAYNATPTEKGLALGDKALDAFEHMLLARYHMFMSVYYHKTSRAIDIMIGTALREAAEESELKNLIMRTESYLELDDQTILFIQELRNHRHIRDLMKRKIRFAMIDEYRVPIGRNLQLVLSALDREFLNRILRERLPDDLRSRVFIDTPVLPLNPMLHSEDVLIRRSDGSLSSRRFDETTFGSLSQSVVLIRLYIDRDSIDRREEAIRSFREVLKAGGLRSFY; from the coding sequence ATGCTTAGATACGATTACTTTATAAAGGATCCTGTTCATGGCTATATAGGTATTACAGAGCTGGAGAGATGCATTATAGATACGCTAGCTATGCAGAGACTGAGGAGAGTTCTTCAGCTACCTACATCTGTATATGTCTACCCAGGAGCTACTCATAGCAGATTTATTCATAGTGTGGGTTCTATGCATGTTGCCGGTGTAATGTCTTCTAGTATTATTGAGAGATTAGGTCTCTATGGAAGAAGTGATTCTATGTCTCTAATTCAATTCATAAGATTAGTTTTACTACTTCATGACGTAGGGCATGGACCTTACTCTCATACTTTTGAAGAAGCTGTTCTATATCCTAAAGGGCTTAATCACGAGATCATAGGATCTAGGATTGTGAGAGAGAATGAAGAGTTGAGAGAATGTCTCGAGAGATTCGGAAAAAACCTTTCATTCACTTGTGATGAGATAGCTCTAGCTATTCTATCTAGATCTCCTTCTGAATGGCCTGTGCTAGGTGTCTCAGGATTTGAAGAAGATCTCGAGAGATCTCTATACTATATTCTTAAAGGACCTTTCGCAGCTGATATAATAGATTATCTCATAAGAGATTCATACTACACAGGAGCAGGATACGGATCTGGAATTGACTGGCTTAGGATCGCATATAACGCCACACCCACAGAGAAAGGACTTGCACTAGGTGATAAAGCTTTAGACGCTTTCGAGCACATGCTTCTAGCAAGATATCATATGTTCATGTCAGTATACTATCACAAGACTAGCAGAGCTATTGACATAATGATAGGCACAGCACTTAGAGAAGCTGCAGAGGAATCAGAGTTGAAGAATCTGATCATGAGAACAGAATCATATCTAGAACTTGATGATCAGACGATTCTATTCATCCAAGAACTTAGAAACCATAGACACATAAGAGATCTTATGAAGAGGAAAATCAGATTCGCCATGATAGACGAATATAGAGTACCTATAGGAAGAAATCTCCAGCTAGTTCTCTCAGCGCTAGATAGAGAATTTCTCAATAGAATTCTTCGAGAAAGACTTCCAGATGATCTTAGGAGTAGAGTTTTTATAGACACACCAGTACTACCTCTCAATCCAATGCTTCATAGTGAGGATGTTCTCATAAGGAGAAGTGATGGAAGTCTTAGTAGTAGAAGATTTGATGAGACTACCTTCGGATCTCTTTCTCAGAGTGTTGTTCTCATAAGACTCTACATAGATAGAGATTCAATAGATAGAAGAGAAGAAGCCATCAGATCTTTTAGAGAAGTTCTGAAAGCAGGAGGATTGAGATCCTTCTATTAA
- a CDS encoding ABC transporter substrate-binding protein — translation MKVLSKGISRLAAITILVVILVAIVAGVGFYYITRPPPTPVTTPTPTPTSPITTPTPTPTPFTTPTTTPPPMVKLHTQVLYIISNDENARIQMYKSGAVDIAVVTPARWKDLNGTPVGNFYLVLQPDPNKPRLTIQHIILNTFREPFNITEVRQALAYATPYAVILDQIFGGLYTPLYTIVPKGMFGYTEYNIIKYTYNMTKAREIIDNLKARGFDPGKYTITIIYNLGNTARAQIAALLQNSWSQLGFKVFVETYNWPQYLSKVDHFDFDVALLGWIPDYLDPDNYLTPFVWGGAEFKDLKYYKGASPGDVSNYLSRVERVIDTPKYIVVVGPQGSGATYTGPTNKPLLVVSYVLDEEATKKNWEKPYAMVNIGAPGWRDIPVSALVKLSKVVLDPEVREAIVNAAVIVFNNEVPMIMLGQAVTGLNYGSWVKNMYYPLTTFARYDLVYEDPNAPVVDTGVLGIKNSPETMVIATIGWPDTFDTAKSYESFGWEIFQQIYSKLVDYEYENIEPEPQIAIAWAFNKNGDELYFVIRDGVLAYDPWNNRTYPITSVDVLFSIWRVARLNLDPAWLIRDFIDVNASTVLTLDEFKQILSQGLVTVYHGREYDISSLDQLLGVFNTSNIPINGVVKFKLYSPYAAILHLFTTAPASIISMQYALGDKYQQALADSNNGRNPSAWAKYVIPGEDDATYKLLREKPISTGPYYVASYKEDSYILLKINPYYWGKDIWVKLYGYKP, via the coding sequence ATGAAGGTGCTTTCAAAAGGTATAAGCAGGCTTGCTGCTATAACAATACTAGTAGTAATATTGGTAGCAATAGTAGCTGGTGTAGGTTTCTACTATATCACAAGACCTCCTCCAACACCTGTTACAACACCAACACCTACCCCTACTTCTCCTATAACAACTCCAACTCCTACACCGACACCTTTTACAACGCCTACAACAACTCCTCCGCCTATGGTGAAGCTCCATACGCAGGTTCTCTATATAATATCTAATGATGAGAATGCGAGGATTCAGATGTATAAATCCGGTGCTGTAGATATAGCTGTTGTCACACCTGCTAGATGGAAGGATCTTAATGGAACTCCTGTTGGAAACTTCTACTTGGTTCTCCAACCGGATCCTAATAAGCCTAGACTGACTATACAGCATATAATACTCAATACATTTAGAGAACCTTTCAACATAACTGAAGTAAGACAAGCTCTAGCATATGCAACCCCATATGCAGTAATACTAGACCAGATATTCGGAGGTCTTTATACTCCTCTCTACACTATAGTTCCTAAAGGCATGTTCGGATACACAGAGTACAACATAATTAAGTACACCTATAACATGACAAAAGCTAGAGAGATTATAGATAATCTGAAAGCCAGAGGATTCGATCCTGGGAAATACACTATTACAATAATATATAATCTAGGCAACACAGCTAGAGCACAGATAGCAGCACTGCTACAAAACTCATGGTCTCAGCTAGGTTTCAAAGTTTTCGTAGAAACCTACAACTGGCCTCAATATCTTTCGAAAGTTGATCACTTTGATTTCGATGTAGCATTACTAGGATGGATACCGGATTATCTGGATCCTGATAACTATCTCACACCATTTGTCTGGGGTGGTGCGGAGTTTAAAGATCTCAAGTATTACAAGGGAGCATCTCCTGGAGATGTCTCCAACTATCTATCTAGAGTAGAGAGAGTTATAGATACTCCGAAGTATATAGTTGTCGTAGGACCTCAGGGTAGTGGAGCTACTTATACAGGTCCTACAAATAAGCCTCTCCTAGTAGTAAGTTATGTTCTAGATGAGGAGGCTACTAAGAAGAACTGGGAAAAGCCTTATGCAATGGTTAACATAGGTGCTCCAGGATGGAGAGATATACCTGTCAGCGCTCTCGTTAAGCTCTCTAAAGTAGTTCTAGATCCTGAGGTTAGAGAAGCTATAGTGAATGCCGCAGTAATAGTATTCAACAATGAAGTTCCAATGATAATGCTCGGTCAGGCTGTCACAGGTCTTAACTACGGTAGCTGGGTTAAGAATATGTACTATCCTCTTACAACATTCGCTAGATATGACCTGGTTTACGAGGATCCTAATGCTCCCGTAGTTGACACAGGAGTGCTAGGTATCAAGAACAGTCCTGAGACAATGGTTATAGCGACAATTGGATGGCCTGATACTTTTGACACAGCGAAATCATACGAATCTTTTGGTTGGGAGATATTCCAGCAGATCTATAGCAAGCTAGTTGATTACGAGTATGAAAACATAGAGCCGGAACCTCAGATAGCGATAGCATGGGCTTTCAACAAGAATGGAGATGAGCTATACTTCGTGATCAGAGATGGTGTGCTGGCTTATGATCCTTGGAATAACAGGACCTACCCGATAACCTCGGTGGATGTTCTATTCAGCATATGGAGAGTAGCTAGACTGAATCTAGATCCTGCATGGCTTATAAGAGATTTCATAGATGTTAATGCATCAACAGTGCTAACTCTGGATGAGTTTAAACAGATACTCTCCCAAGGTCTTGTGACAGTATATCATGGTAGAGAGTATGATATATCATCTCTAGACCAGCTTCTCGGAGTATTCAACACAAGTAATATACCTATAAATGGAGTTGTCAAGTTCAAGCTGTACAGCCCATACGCAGCAATACTCCATCTATTCACGACAGCTCCTGCAAGTATTATATCTATGCAGTACGCCTTAGGAGACAAGTATCAGCAAGCTCTAGCAGATTCTAACAATGGAAGGAACCCGAGTGCCTGGGCTAAATACGTGATCCCTGGTGAGGATGATGCCACATACAAGCTTTTAAGAGAGAAGCCTATAAGCACAGGACCTTACTATGTTGCAAGCTATAAGGAGGATAGCTACATACTACTAAAGATCAATCCATACTACTGGGGTAAAGATATCTGGGTTAAACTCTATGGGTACAAGCCTTAA
- a CDS encoding ABC transporter permease has product MGFEKFLIRRIITFIPTLLGVLFITYIIAYAVPADPVRAWVSEKLMDPSIIERIRAQYKFNAPWYEQFIFLVTSFLRGELEDPVRHKNVFDEIASRFPVTVELAVVSFIFLVALSLPLGLLAALRKDSAVDFFVRILALFGSSMPSFVLYYLMILVFFTYLGATYLAGIPMPSDQCIATINSYSSYPVVGVVITSIGSVPMFGAAMCGEWNVVIDSLKRLYVPALSLALLNSGFIARIVRNSFLDSMGSEYILYARARGLRKSNIFKHAFKNAFIPVLTILGLSFGGLLSGAVIAETVFNIPGLGKYMYDSITRLNFPALIGSVFVVAVVYLIVNLVVDILYAYIDPRIRY; this is encoded by the coding sequence ATGGGTTTCGAGAAATTCCTGATCCGGAGGATTATAACGTTCATACCCACATTACTAGGAGTTCTCTTCATAACATATATAATAGCATATGCTGTGCCAGCAGATCCTGTGAGAGCATGGGTTTCGGAAAAACTCATGGATCCTTCTATTATTGAGAGGATTAGAGCTCAGTATAAATTTAACGCGCCCTGGTATGAGCAGTTCATCTTTCTAGTGACAAGCTTTCTAAGAGGCGAGCTAGAAGATCCTGTGAGACATAAGAATGTATTTGATGAGATAGCATCAAGATTTCCTGTGACTGTAGAGCTGGCAGTGGTATCATTCATATTCCTTGTAGCCTTATCACTCCCTCTAGGACTTCTAGCAGCTCTTAGAAAAGATAGTGCTGTAGATTTCTTTGTTAGAATACTAGCTCTCTTCGGAAGCTCTATGCCTTCCTTCGTTCTATACTATCTCATGATACTGGTTTTCTTCACATATCTAGGAGCAACATATCTTGCAGGAATTCCCATGCCAAGCGATCAGTGTATTGCAACTATAAACAGCTACTCCTCCTATCCTGTAGTAGGTGTTGTGATAACATCTATAGGCTCTGTACCCATGTTTGGAGCTGCTATGTGTGGTGAGTGGAATGTTGTTATAGATAGTCTTAAAAGACTTTATGTGCCCGCACTCTCGCTGGCGCTTCTAAACAGTGGTTTCATAGCTAGGATTGTTAGAAATAGCTTTCTCGATTCGATGGGTTCTGAGTACATACTCTATGCTAGAGCTAGAGGTCTTAGAAAGAGTAATATATTTAAACATGCTTTCAAGAACGCATTCATACCAGTACTCACAATTCTAGGACTCTCCTTCGGAGGTCTGCTCTCAGGTGCTGTAATTGCTGAGACCGTATTCAACATACCTGGTCTGGGTAAGTATATGTATGATTCTATTACAAGGCTTAACTTTCCAGCTTTAATAGGTTCGGTCTTCGTCGTAGCTGTAGTATATCTGATCGTGAATCTTGTGGTAGATATACTCTACGCATACATAGATCCTAGGATAAGATATTAG